A window of Streptomyces armeniacus contains these coding sequences:
- a CDS encoding CoA-acylating methylmalonate-semialdehyde dehydrogenase, whose amino-acid sequence MKTLGHWIGGKPADGASGEFGPVYDPATGEQTTRVALASADEVDQAVAAAREAYLDWGTASLSRRTAVLYAYRQLLDARREEIAALITAEHGKVHSDALGEVARGMEIVELACGIADKLKGELSTEVSTRVDVAAIRQPLGVVAGITPFNFPAMVPMWMFPLALACGNTFVLKPSEKDPSAAYRLAELAAEAGVPDGVLNVVNGDKTAVDRLLAHPDVAAVSFVGSTPIARSIQENAVRHGKRVQALGGAKNHMLVLPDADLDHAADNAINAAYGSAGERCMAVSVVVAIDSVADDLVARIAERARRLRIGPGTDPSAEMGPLITAEHREKVASYVHGAAAQGADVVVDGTGLSVPGHENGFFLGVSLLDRVRPDSDAYRDEIFGPVLCVVRAETYDEALALINGSPWGNGTAIFTRDGGAARRFQLEVQAGMVGVNVPIPVPVGHHSFGGWKDSLFGDLHIYGNDGIAFYTRGKVITTRWPDPADSGGINLGFPRHD is encoded by the coding sequence ATGAAGACACTCGGCCACTGGATCGGCGGCAAGCCCGCCGACGGCGCCTCCGGCGAGTTCGGCCCCGTCTACGATCCCGCCACCGGCGAGCAGACCACCCGCGTCGCCCTCGCCTCCGCCGACGAGGTCGACCAGGCGGTCGCCGCCGCCCGGGAGGCGTATCTCGACTGGGGCACCGCCTCGCTGTCCCGGCGTACGGCGGTGCTGTACGCGTACCGCCAGCTCCTCGACGCGCGCCGCGAGGAGATCGCCGCACTCATCACCGCCGAGCACGGCAAGGTCCACTCCGACGCGCTCGGCGAGGTCGCGCGCGGCATGGAGATCGTGGAACTCGCCTGCGGCATCGCCGACAAGCTCAAGGGCGAGCTCTCCACGGAGGTGTCGACGCGCGTCGACGTCGCCGCCATCCGGCAGCCGCTCGGCGTCGTCGCGGGCATCACGCCGTTCAACTTCCCGGCGATGGTGCCGATGTGGATGTTCCCGCTGGCTCTCGCCTGCGGCAACACCTTCGTGCTCAAGCCCAGCGAGAAGGACCCCTCCGCGGCGTACCGGCTCGCCGAACTCGCCGCCGAGGCGGGCGTCCCGGACGGCGTCCTGAACGTCGTCAACGGCGACAAGACCGCCGTCGACCGGCTGCTGGCACACCCGGACGTGGCCGCCGTCTCGTTCGTCGGCTCCACGCCCATCGCCCGCTCCATCCAGGAGAACGCCGTCCGGCACGGCAAGCGGGTACAGGCGCTCGGCGGCGCCAAGAACCACATGCTCGTCCTTCCGGACGCCGACCTGGACCACGCCGCCGACAACGCGATCAACGCGGCGTACGGTTCCGCCGGGGAACGTTGCATGGCCGTCTCCGTCGTCGTCGCGATCGACTCCGTCGCGGATGACCTCGTCGCCCGCATCGCGGAGCGCGCACGGCGGCTGCGGATCGGGCCGGGCACCGACCCGTCCGCCGAGATGGGCCCGCTCATCACCGCCGAACACCGCGAGAAGGTCGCCTCGTACGTGCACGGCGCGGCGGCACAGGGCGCGGACGTCGTCGTCGACGGCACCGGGCTGTCCGTGCCGGGCCACGAGAACGGCTTCTTCCTCGGCGTCTCCCTGCTGGACCGCGTACGGCCGGACTCGGACGCGTACCGGGACGAGATCTTCGGACCGGTACTGTGCGTGGTGCGCGCGGAGACGTACGACGAGGCGCTCGCGCTCATCAACGGCTCCCCGTGGGGCAACGGCACTGCCATCTTCACCCGCGACGGCGGCGCCGCCCGGCGCTTCCAACTCGAGGTGCAGGCGGGCATGGTCGGCGTCAACGTGCCGATCCCGGTGCCGGTCGGACACCACTCGTTCGGCGGCTGGAAGGACTCGCTCTTCGGTGACCTGCACATCTACGGCAACGACGGCATCGCCTTCTACACCCGCGGCAAGGTCATCACCACCCGCTGGCCGGACCCGGCGGACAGCGGCGGCATCAACCTCGGCTTCCCGCGCCACGACTGA
- a CDS encoding FUSC family protein encodes MSWPRALRETARSGMRIERTALTPFLAIRGACGVALIIGLALWLGSPTLAVSSAFGAFASGVATFQRSWRPRPVLALAAAGGLAVSTFVGYLCVPWDAAFLALLAVWAFGAGMAWGVGPTSGVVAGLTVAVMLVAVTLPTTVLGALTHAGLIAAGGLVQAALIVLFPVRPWGDRRDALADALAAVADYARRLRHDPSAPFDPEPLMEARKAAAVTPRQARRRPRQLQGYRALAERFRPLLASLADPVVGGVPAEGPERERVRALLAAAATVLDASARAIRRGEHVRIPENALTVLQVPESGPVLSGPARKTALRLIALTDDAVEAAQEPVEVTRTLPVFGSRTVWIYADEPSEEGEEGAEGDGRLPEGTRARGRSSDRRPYQPPPPEAPEPPEQPEGKQGQQRDRSPGKRTGKASAQRFPAPRHLHRPTVPGLVPVAIRALRRELHWSSPVLRHALRLAVVVVVGRIVGALLPPEHGYWIPLTAVMVLRPDFSQTFERGVARFAGTVGGVIVAGALVALADPGPYPSAALAVVAIGAMYLLMHTGYALVSACIAAYVVFLLGIAGSEWGQTVQERVLLTAIGGLLAMLGYALFPAWETPRLRDRLADWLTANGRYAVAVLDAFTRPADRRPRQVRDALLDARAARQAWEQAADRAGAEPVRHRGLNRRAARDAQLSLVTMGRVTMLLEAHLPERAPAPAEPAAEEPSARPAGGADVMRGADAMRGGDPMRGGDPMRGGAAYAAALSTAVAANSRAVRDERPLDWEPVRAALEDWRTECGMADPVALRAAELLTDALEEFGSAVAPRRPRG; translated from the coding sequence ATGAGCTGGCCGCGCGCGCTGCGCGAGACCGCGCGGTCAGGGATGCGTATCGAGCGCACCGCGCTCACCCCGTTCCTCGCCATCCGCGGGGCGTGCGGCGTCGCGCTCATCATCGGGCTCGCGTTGTGGCTCGGTTCGCCGACGCTCGCCGTCTCCTCCGCGTTCGGCGCGTTCGCCTCCGGTGTGGCCACGTTCCAGCGCAGTTGGCGGCCGCGGCCCGTGCTGGCGCTCGCGGCGGCGGGCGGGCTGGCGGTGTCCACGTTCGTGGGCTACCTGTGCGTGCCGTGGGACGCCGCGTTCCTCGCGCTGCTCGCCGTATGGGCGTTCGGCGCGGGCATGGCGTGGGGCGTCGGGCCGACGTCCGGGGTCGTCGCCGGGCTGACCGTGGCCGTGATGCTCGTCGCCGTCACCCTGCCCACGACCGTACTGGGTGCGCTGACGCACGCCGGGCTGATCGCGGCGGGCGGGCTCGTACAGGCGGCGCTGATCGTCCTGTTCCCCGTACGGCCGTGGGGCGACCGCCGTGACGCGCTCGCCGACGCGCTGGCCGCCGTCGCGGACTACGCGCGGCGCCTCCGGCACGACCCCAGCGCGCCGTTCGACCCGGAGCCGCTGATGGAGGCGCGCAAGGCCGCGGCGGTCACGCCGCGTCAGGCGCGCCGCCGTCCGCGCCAGTTGCAGGGCTACCGCGCGCTGGCCGAACGCTTCCGTCCGCTGCTCGCCTCGCTCGCCGATCCGGTGGTCGGCGGCGTACCCGCCGAGGGGCCCGAACGGGAGCGCGTACGCGCCCTGCTGGCCGCCGCGGCGACCGTACTGGACGCGTCGGCGCGCGCCATCCGGCGCGGGGAGCACGTCCGTATCCCCGAGAACGCGCTGACCGTCCTCCAGGTGCCGGAGTCCGGGCCGGTGCTGAGCGGGCCGGCGCGGAAGACCGCGCTGCGGCTGATCGCGTTGACGGACGACGCGGTGGAGGCCGCACAGGAGCCGGTCGAAGTGACCCGTACGCTCCCGGTGTTCGGATCGCGCACCGTCTGGATCTACGCGGACGAGCCGTCGGAGGAAGGGGAGGAGGGCGCGGAGGGCGACGGCCGCCTCCCGGAAGGCACACGCGCACGTGGCCGCTCGTCGGACCGCCGTCCCTACCAGCCGCCGCCCCCCGAAGCGCCAGAACCGCCCGAGCAGCCCGAGGGGAAGCAGGGGCAGCAGCGGGACCGGTCGCCGGGCAAGAGGACAGGCAAGGCATCCGCGCAACGTTTCCCGGCGCCGCGGCATCTCCACCGCCCCACCGTCCCCGGCCTGGTGCCCGTCGCCATACGCGCCCTGCGCCGCGAACTGCACTGGTCGTCGCCCGTGCTGCGGCACGCGCTGCGGCTGGCGGTCGTGGTCGTCGTCGGGCGCATAGTCGGCGCGCTGCTGCCCCCTGAGCACGGCTACTGGATTCCGCTCACCGCCGTCATGGTGCTGCGCCCCGATTTCTCGCAGACCTTCGAGCGCGGCGTCGCCCGCTTCGCGGGCACCGTGGGCGGCGTGATCGTGGCGGGCGCGCTGGTGGCGCTGGCGGACCCGGGCCCGTATCCGAGCGCGGCACTCGCCGTCGTCGCGATCGGGGCGATGTACCTGCTCATGCACACCGGTTACGCCCTCGTCTCCGCCTGCATCGCCGCGTACGTCGTGTTCCTGCTCGGCATCGCCGGCTCCGAGTGGGGCCAGACCGTACAGGAACGGGTGCTGCTGACCGCGATCGGCGGGCTGCTGGCGATGCTCGGCTACGCCCTCTTCCCGGCCTGGGAGACGCCCCGGCTGCGTGACCGGCTTGCCGACTGGCTGACCGCGAACGGGCGTTACGCCGTCGCCGTCCTCGACGCCTTCACGCGTCCCGCTGACCGCAGGCCGCGGCAGGTCCGCGACGCCCTGCTGGACGCGCGCGCCGCGCGTCAGGCGTGGGAGCAGGCGGCGGACCGCGCGGGCGCAGAACCCGTACGGCACCGCGGCCTCAACCGCCGTGCCGCGCGCGACGCGCAGCTGTCCCTGGTCACCATGGGGCGCGTCACGATGCTCCTGGAGGCGCACCTCCCGGAGCGCGCGCCCGCACCGGCGGAGCCCGCCGCGGAGGAGCCGTCCGCGCGGCCCGCGGGCGGCGCCGACGTGATGCGCGGCGCCGATGCGATGCGCGGCGGCGACCCGATGCGCGGCGGCGACCCGATGCGCGGAGGCGCCGCGTACGCCGCGGCGCTGTCGACGGCGGTGGCGGCCAACTCCCGGGCCGTACGGGACGAACGCCCGCTGGACTGGGAACCGGTGCGCGCGGCGCTGGAGGACTGGCGTACGGAGTGCGGCATGGCGGACCCCGTCGCGCTGCGGGCGGCGGAGCTGCTCACGGACGCGCTGGAGGAGTTCGGCTCGGCGGTCGCCCCGCGCCGCCCCCGCGGCTAG
- a CDS encoding xanthine dehydrogenase family protein molybdopterin-binding subunit: MTAAATSRAVGTPLPRLDGHAKVTGTAPYAYERRPDAGPPLYVHPVQSTIARGRVRALHTEDAEAADGVVAVLTHRNAGRLDDLKDEQDGELAVLQSDAVAFRGQFIAAVVAETPETARHAASLVRAEYDQEPHDTELRADSPALYTPGRVNPAFASDTDEGDVDAALASAAVTVDRTYTTPMEHNNPLEPHTAVAVWHPAEGGGPAEGGSAEGGPGNGGVRLTLYASTQGTHPARKTLAPLFGLRPEQMRVTSPHVGGGFGSKGMPHAHDVLAVLCARAVPGRAVKLALTRQQTFPLAGHRTPTIQRLRLGAGADGRLTAIAHEVVEHTATVKEFAEQTACGTRMMYAAPNRRTSHRLAALDVPVPSWMRAPGEAPGIFALEAAMDELAAACGLDPVELRVRNDPPADPETGKPWSGRHLVECLREGARRFGWTGGSPAPGSHVEGNEQVGMGVAASTYPYYASRGSQALVRYDGEGRHTVRIGAADLGTGTWTTLTQIAADALDRPFDTVTVEIGDTDLPSATVAGGSSGNASWGSTVVAAVRAFRMEHGDEPEPGAQTLGSTPENPDAERFAMHSFGAQFAEVRVDVDTGEIRVPRMLGVFSVGRVINPRTARSQFIGGMTMGLSMALHEHGVLDHRTGHVVNHDLAGYHIAAHADVCGIEATWLDETDEHANAMGARGIGEIGIVGAAAAVVNAVHDATGIRVRDLPVTPDKLLR, from the coding sequence ATGACCGCCGCAGCGACATCCCGGGCCGTCGGCACCCCGCTGCCGCGGCTCGACGGGCACGCCAAGGTGACCGGGACCGCGCCGTACGCGTACGAGCGGCGGCCCGACGCCGGACCGCCGCTCTACGTGCACCCCGTGCAGTCCACCATCGCGCGCGGCCGCGTCCGCGCGCTGCACACGGAGGACGCCGAGGCGGCCGACGGGGTGGTGGCGGTGCTCACGCACCGGAACGCCGGACGGCTCGACGACCTGAAGGACGAGCAGGACGGCGAACTGGCGGTGCTGCAGTCCGACGCGGTGGCGTTCCGCGGCCAGTTCATCGCCGCGGTGGTCGCCGAGACGCCGGAGACCGCGCGGCACGCCGCGTCGCTCGTACGCGCCGAGTACGACCAGGAGCCGCACGACACCGAACTGCGGGCGGACAGCCCCGCGCTGTACACCCCCGGCCGGGTCAACCCGGCGTTCGCCTCCGACACCGACGAGGGCGACGTGGACGCGGCGCTGGCGTCCGCCGCGGTGACCGTCGACCGCACGTACACCACGCCGATGGAGCACAACAACCCGCTGGAGCCGCACACGGCGGTGGCCGTCTGGCACCCCGCGGAGGGCGGCGGACCGGCGGAGGGCGGATCGGCGGAGGGCGGGCCGGGGAACGGCGGCGTACGGCTCACCCTGTACGCCTCGACGCAGGGCACACACCCCGCACGCAAGACCCTCGCACCGCTCTTCGGGCTGCGCCCGGAGCAGATGCGCGTGACGTCGCCGCACGTCGGCGGCGGCTTCGGGTCGAAGGGCATGCCGCACGCGCACGACGTGCTCGCCGTACTGTGCGCCCGCGCGGTGCCCGGGCGGGCCGTGAAGCTCGCGCTGACGCGGCAGCAGACGTTCCCGCTGGCCGGCCACCGTACGCCCACCATCCAGCGGCTGCGGCTCGGTGCCGGAGCGGACGGGCGGCTGACGGCGATCGCGCACGAGGTGGTCGAACACACCGCGACGGTCAAGGAGTTCGCCGAGCAGACGGCGTGCGGCACCCGGATGATGTACGCCGCGCCGAACCGCCGTACGTCCCACCGGCTCGCCGCCCTCGACGTGCCCGTCCCGTCCTGGATGCGGGCACCGGGCGAGGCCCCGGGCATCTTCGCCCTGGAGGCCGCGATGGACGAACTCGCCGCCGCCTGCGGCCTCGACCCCGTCGAACTGCGCGTGCGCAACGACCCGCCGGCCGACCCCGAGACCGGCAAGCCGTGGTCCGGCCGCCACCTCGTCGAGTGCCTGCGGGAGGGCGCCCGCCGCTTCGGCTGGACCGGCGGCAGCCCGGCGCCGGGCTCGCACGTCGAGGGCAACGAGCAGGTCGGCATGGGCGTGGCAGCCTCCACGTACCCGTACTACGCGTCGCGCGGCTCGCAGGCCCTCGTACGCTACGACGGCGAGGGCCGCCACACCGTGCGCATCGGGGCCGCCGACCTCGGCACCGGCACCTGGACGACGCTCACCCAGATCGCCGCCGACGCGCTGGACCGGCCCTTCGACACCGTGACGGTGGAGATCGGCGACACCGACCTCCCGTCGGCGACCGTCGCGGGCGGCTCCTCGGGCAACGCGTCATGGGGCTCCACCGTCGTGGCCGCCGTACGCGCCTTCCGCATGGAGCACGGCGACGAACCGGAGCCGGGCGCGCAGACGCTGGGCTCGACACCGGAGAACCCGGACGCCGAACGGTTCGCGATGCACTCCTTCGGCGCGCAGTTCGCCGAAGTGCGGGTGGACGTCGACACCGGGGAGATCCGGGTGCCGCGGATGCTCGGAGTGTTCTCCGTAGGTCGCGTCATCAACCCCCGTACGGCGCGCTCGCAGTTCATCGGAGGGATGACGATGGGGCTGTCGATGGCACTGCACGAGCACGGCGTCCTCGACCACCGTACGGGGCACGTCGTCAACCACGACCTGGCCGGCTACCACATCGCCGCACACGCGGACGTCTGCGGCATCGAGGCCACCTGGCTGGACGAGACGGACGAGCACGCCAACGCGATGGGTGCGCGCGGCATCGGCGAGATCGGCATCGTCGGTGCGGCGGCCGCCGTGGTGAACGCCGTACACGACGCGACGGGCATCCGCGTACGTGATCTGCCGGTGACGCCGGACAAGCTGCTCCGCTAG
- a CDS encoding 2Fe-2S iron-sulfur cluster-binding protein encodes MDARITLRVDGEERSPTVDTRTTLLDALRDRLGVTSPKKGCDHGQCGACTVLTDGRRMLSCLALAVAYDGAEVVTAAGLGGGDGGDGELHPVQRSFLDHDGLQCGYCTPGQVCSAVGMLDEAEAGHPSHVTGDLARSGPAALDDAEIRERMSGNLCRCGAYVNILAALREQRDQRAHGAHSAQHPQGAQDDRQEQREAAS; translated from the coding sequence ATGGATGCCCGGATCACCCTGCGCGTCGACGGCGAGGAACGGTCCCCGACCGTCGACACCCGCACCACCCTGCTCGACGCGCTGCGCGACCGGCTCGGGGTGACCTCGCCGAAGAAGGGCTGCGACCACGGCCAGTGCGGCGCCTGCACCGTGCTGACCGACGGCAGGCGGATGCTGAGCTGCCTGGCGCTCGCGGTGGCCTACGACGGCGCCGAGGTGGTCACGGCCGCCGGCCTGGGCGGCGGGGACGGCGGGGACGGTGAGCTGCACCCGGTGCAGCGCTCGTTCCTCGACCACGACGGGCTGCAGTGCGGCTACTGCACGCCCGGTCAGGTCTGCTCCGCGGTCGGGATGCTGGACGAGGCGGAGGCGGGCCATCCCAGCCATGTCACGGGTGACCTCGCCCGCAGCGGACCCGCCGCGCTCGACGACGCGGAGATCCGCGAGCGGATGAGCGGGAACCTGTGCCGGTGCGGTGCATACGTCAACATCCTCGCCGCCCTCCGCGAGCAGCGGGACCAGCGCGCGCACGGCGCGCACAGCGCGCAGCACCCGCAAGGCGCGCAGGACGACCGGCAGGAGCAGCGGGAGGCGGCCTCGTGA
- a CDS encoding LysR family transcriptional regulator, giving the protein MIDLRRLQTLRAVHQHGTVTAAAASLHLTPSAVSHHLRELARELRLTLIEPQGRRIRLTPAAHLVIEHGDAMLARWEEAEAALDAYRDGTAGLLRMCGFPTALSGLLAPAAVRLRDSRPDLTVELSTCETDTGYDMLASTETDLALIAPTDDAAPPDESRFDQRPILEEPLDLLVPPGHPLAGRDGVSLTDAADESWIVPRPGTCDHYQRVLANCNAAGFSLRISQYYAMEWSSISTLVSNGFGIALMPRLAETPEQHAAVRVPLTRGLVPTRRIVSCVRRGSREQPLIQRGLRAVAAVLDARPDLRLSSPSGA; this is encoded by the coding sequence ATGATTGACCTGCGCAGACTGCAGACCCTCCGGGCGGTGCACCAGCACGGCACGGTCACCGCGGCCGCCGCCTCGCTGCACCTGACGCCGTCGGCCGTCTCGCACCATCTGCGGGAGCTGGCCCGGGAGTTGCGGCTCACGCTCATCGAGCCGCAGGGCCGCCGCATCCGGCTCACCCCGGCCGCGCACCTGGTGATCGAGCACGGCGACGCGATGCTCGCCCGCTGGGAGGAAGCGGAGGCCGCGCTGGACGCGTACCGCGACGGGACCGCCGGGCTGCTGCGGATGTGCGGCTTCCCGACCGCGCTCAGCGGGCTGCTCGCGCCCGCCGCCGTACGGCTGCGCGACAGCCGCCCGGACCTCACGGTGGAGCTGTCCACCTGCGAGACCGACACCGGCTACGACATGCTCGCGTCCACCGAGACCGACCTCGCCCTCATCGCGCCCACCGACGACGCCGCTCCGCCCGACGAGTCCCGGTTCGACCAGCGGCCGATCCTGGAGGAACCGCTGGACCTGCTGGTGCCGCCCGGACACCCGCTCGCCGGACGCGACGGCGTCAGCCTGACGGACGCCGCGGACGAGTCGTGGATCGTCCCGCGGCCCGGCACCTGCGACCACTACCAGCGGGTGCTCGCGAACTGCAACGCCGCGGGCTTCTCGCTGCGGATCTCGCAGTACTACGCGATGGAGTGGTCGTCCATCTCGACGCTCGTCAGCAACGGCTTCGGGATCGCCCTGATGCCGCGCCTCGCCGAGACACCCGAGCAGCACGCAGCCGTACGGGTGCCGCTGACGCGCGGGCTCGTGCCCACGCGGCGGATCGTCAGCTGCGTACGGCGAGGCAGCCGCGAGCAGCCGCTGATCCAGCGGGGGCTGCGGGCGGTGGCGGCCGTGCTGGATGCACGGCCCGACCTGCGCCTCTCCAGCCCGTCCGGCGCGTAA
- a CDS encoding cation:proton antiporter: protein MVLVMVFGAALLVAVLLSGLAARSVLSTSLLFLVGGALVSDGFLGLIHITPESDLVRVTADLALFAVLFTDGMHVSFPELRSRWKNPARALGLGMPLAFLGIALLAHFLVGLDWTTSFLVGAVLSPTDPVFASAIVGRKEVPARLRQLLNIESGINDGLALPFVLILIAAAGPTAHAEDASFGTIATELALGLVFGIVLPLVISWLVRFRLLGAEPKLQPLLPLAIGVSLYALCHLTHANPYLAAFSAGAVLAAVSPKAKTAFEPLGDSLAELAKFAALLVFGALLTPDLFGELSFGGYVVAVLAIVLIRPASLMLSLVGTEFDRREKLTAAWFGPKGFASVVYGLLVLQAGIPQGEEAFTLIAVTIAFSIIAHSSTDVPIARLFDVEELVGIPDDGAGPRWPLGSKQIKSRAEVIAEADPEPGAQARTEPKSQAGKTDAEAADRD from the coding sequence GTGGTACTGGTCATGGTGTTCGGGGCGGCGCTGCTCGTCGCCGTACTGTTGTCAGGGCTGGCGGCCCGTTCGGTGCTCTCCACGTCACTGCTCTTTCTCGTCGGCGGCGCACTCGTCAGCGACGGTTTCCTCGGCCTGATCCACATCACGCCGGAGAGCGATCTGGTGCGCGTCACCGCCGACCTGGCGCTGTTCGCGGTGCTGTTCACGGACGGCATGCACGTGTCGTTCCCCGAGCTGCGCAGCCGGTGGAAGAACCCGGCCCGCGCGCTCGGCCTGGGCATGCCGCTCGCCTTCCTGGGGATCGCGCTGCTCGCGCACTTCCTGGTCGGGCTGGACTGGACGACGTCCTTCCTGGTGGGCGCGGTGCTGTCGCCGACCGACCCGGTGTTCGCGTCGGCCATCGTCGGGCGCAAGGAGGTCCCGGCGCGGCTGCGCCAGCTGCTCAACATAGAGAGCGGCATCAACGACGGGCTCGCGCTCCCGTTCGTCCTGATCCTCATCGCCGCCGCCGGTCCGACGGCGCATGCCGAGGACGCGTCGTTCGGCACGATCGCCACCGAGCTGGCGCTCGGCCTGGTCTTCGGCATCGTGCTGCCGCTGGTGATCAGCTGGCTCGTGCGGTTCCGGCTGCTGGGCGCCGAGCCCAAGCTGCAGCCGCTGCTGCCGCTCGCGATCGGCGTCTCGCTGTACGCGCTGTGCCACCTGACCCACGCCAACCCGTACCTCGCGGCGTTCAGCGCGGGCGCGGTGCTCGCGGCCGTCTCGCCGAAGGCGAAGACGGCCTTCGAGCCGCTGGGCGACTCGCTCGCGGAGCTCGCCAAGTTCGCTGCGCTGCTGGTCTTCGGCGCGCTGCTGACCCCGGACCTGTTCGGCGAACTGTCCTTCGGCGGCTACGTGGTGGCGGTGCTGGCCATCGTCCTGATCCGGCCGGCCTCTCTGATGCTGTCCCTGGTGGGCACGGAGTTCGACCGGCGGGAGAAGCTGACCGCGGCCTGGTTCGGGCCGAAGGGCTTCGCGTCGGTCGTGTACGGGCTGCTGGTGCTGCAGGCGGGGATTCCGCAGGGCGAGGAGGCGTTCACTCTGATCGCCGTCACGATCGCGTTCTCGATCATCGCGCACAGCAGTACGGACGTTCCGATCGCCCGGCTCTTCGACGTCGAGGAGCTGGTCGGCATACCGGACGACGGGGCCGGTCCGCGCTGGCCGCTCGGCTCGAAGCAGATCAAGTCCCGGGCGGAGGTCATCGCCGAGGCGGATCCGGAGCCCGGCGCCCAGGCGCGGACGGAGCCCAAGTCCCAGGCGGGGAAGACGGACGCCGAGGCCGCGGACCGGGACTGA
- the nhaA gene encoding Na+/H+ antiporter NhaA, with amino-acid sequence MFGLPSPAERRRLADALRTETVGGMVLLVAAVVALLLANTPLSDAYDTVSDYHFGIPALGLDLSVAHWASDGILTVFFFVAGIELKRELLVGELRRPAAAALPVIAAFCGMAVPALFYVAVNVAGGGQMDGWAVPMATDIAFALGVLAVIGTNLPSGIRAFLLTLAIVDDLGAIMVIAVFFTSSLNWFAFAGALAGLVLFWVLHHRTRVRGWYVYVPLALLIWGLMYNSGVHATIAGVAMGMLLRVHLRKGADGEPAEEVSPAEKIEHAIRPLSAGVVVPLFALFAAGVSVSGSALAETVRQPEGLGVVLGLFAGKFVGVFGGTYVAARFTRARLNPELSWSDVAGVAMLAGIGFTVSLLVTELAFTDEVVTEHVKAAVLVGSLISAVCACVLLKMRDAKYRRMWEAETRDEDLDGIADIDQDEDPEARPAEAVRRAEARARAEREAAEAAARKAQAEPEERDAGTRRRTT; translated from the coding sequence CTGTTCGGTCTGCCCTCACCCGCCGAACGGCGCCGCCTCGCCGACGCCCTGCGCACCGAGACCGTCGGCGGCATGGTGCTGCTCGTCGCGGCCGTCGTGGCGCTGCTGCTGGCGAACACGCCGCTCAGCGACGCGTACGACACGGTGAGCGACTACCACTTCGGCATCCCCGCGCTCGGCCTCGACCTGTCGGTGGCGCACTGGGCGTCGGACGGCATCCTGACGGTCTTCTTCTTCGTGGCCGGGATCGAGCTGAAGCGCGAACTGCTCGTCGGCGAGCTGCGCAGACCCGCGGCGGCGGCGCTGCCGGTGATCGCGGCGTTCTGCGGGATGGCGGTGCCCGCGCTGTTCTACGTGGCGGTGAACGTCGCCGGCGGCGGCCAGATGGACGGCTGGGCGGTGCCGATGGCCACCGACATCGCCTTCGCGCTCGGCGTGCTCGCGGTGATCGGGACGAACCTGCCGTCTGGCATCCGGGCGTTCCTGCTGACCCTGGCCATCGTGGACGACCTCGGCGCGATCATGGTGATCGCGGTGTTCTTCACCTCCAGCCTCAACTGGTTCGCGTTCGCCGGCGCCCTCGCGGGCCTGGTGCTGTTCTGGGTGCTGCACCACCGGACGCGGGTGCGCGGCTGGTACGTGTACGTGCCGCTGGCGCTGCTCATCTGGGGCCTGATGTACAACAGCGGCGTCCACGCCACCATCGCCGGCGTCGCCATGGGCATGCTGCTGCGGGTGCACCTGCGCAAGGGCGCGGACGGTGAGCCGGCCGAGGAGGTCTCACCGGCCGAGAAGATCGAGCACGCCATCCGGCCCCTGTCCGCGGGCGTCGTGGTGCCGCTGTTCGCCCTGTTCGCGGCCGGGGTCAGCGTGTCGGGCTCGGCACTGGCCGAGACCGTACGGCAGCCCGAGGGGCTGGGCGTGGTCCTGGGGCTGTTCGCGGGCAAGTTCGTCGGCGTCTTCGGCGGTACGTACGTCGCGGCGCGCTTCACCCGCGCCCGGCTCAATCCGGAGCTGTCCTGGTCGGACGTGGCCGGGGTGGCGATGCTCGCGGGCATCGGGTTCACCGTGTCCCTGCTGGTCACCGAGCTGGCCTTCACCGACGAGGTGGTCACGGAGCATGTGAAGGCCGCCGTGCTGGTCGGCTCCCTGATCTCCGCCGTGTGCGCGTGCGTGCTGCTGAAGATGCGGGACGCGAAGTACCGGCGTATGTGGGAGGCGGAGACCCGGGACGAGGACCTGGACGGGATAGCCGACATCGACCAGGACGAGGACCCGGAGGCGCGCCCCGCCGAGGCCGTCCGGCGCGCGGAGGCGCGGGCACGCGCCGAGCGCGAGGCGGCGGAGGCCGCGGCGCGCAAGGCCCAGGCGGAGCCGGAGGAGCGGGACGCGGGCACCCGCCGCCGCACCACCTGA